GCTGCGCGATCGCTACCCCTCGAGTCGATCGAAACAGAACCAGAACTGCGCGGTAGCGTATCGCGACCGTGCCGGATATGTCAACCAATTACGGGGCGAAAACCTGCTCGCGTCGGCACCTTTTGCGAGTCAACGCGCGGCAATCGGCAGGTCGATACGAGACGCGCGCGCCGCGTCGCGCATGACCGAGATCACGGGGGTCCCCGCGGTCGGATACCGCGCGAAACACGACGCGTCGTGTCCGGCGATCGCGACGCGGATGCGGTCGCCTGCGCGCAGCAGCACGGACGTCGGGACCAGTTCGAACCGCAACTCCGCGGTCTCGCCGGGAACCAGCGCCGCGCTGTCCGCCCGGGTGTAGGTATGATTCGGGCCGAGCAGCGCATAGGGCGGTTGCGACTCCGAAAGCTCCCGGCTTTGCGCGCGCAGCATGCCTTCGGTGATGTACGTAACGGCGCCGGCCGCGTCGACCCGTTCGAGGTACACGAAGAACGCACCGTCGCTTTCAGTCGAGTTCAAGTGCAGCGTGACCACCGGTGTGCCCGTGATTTCGGTGTCGGCATCGAGCGGCGCGCTGGTGTACGTCAGTATCTTCGCGTCTTGCTCGGCACGGTCGGCGTAGACCACGTCCTCGCCCTGCGCCTGCGTGCGCCAGCGGTTACTGGCGCCGGTGCTCGCGGTAAAATCCACGGTGTACGAATCGGACGCGCCAAGACCGGCGGGTGCGGACGGCGAGAGCGCATTGTTCGGGGCGAAGTACCACGGGATTGTCGAGACGCCACTCGGCGGCCAGGTTTCCGTGGACTTCCATTTGTTCTCGCCCATGGTGAAGTACTCGATCGAGCGGCCGGCGGTACGTTCCGGAGTGTCCTTCAAATACGCATCGAAAAACCGCATCAAGCGCTCGTCGCGCGTTTGTTTCGTCACTTCGAGTTCGGCAACGGCGGGTGCGAACGGGTTTGCATCGAACCTGCCCTGGTGCGACCACGGGCCAATGACGACGCGCATCGGGTTCGAAAATGTCATATAACGACTGAGCGCGCCGCTGACGGTCGCCGCGTCGAGCCAGCTCACCCACACGAACATGGGGGCGTTCGAGCGCTCGATCGCATCCTTCATGGCATAGCTGCTGAACGCCGCGAACGGCGGACCGGACCCGAAGGGGTCGTCGCGAAACTCGGCTTTCCGCGCCGCGGCGTAGACGTCCGCGTTCTGCGCGCGCAACGCGAGTGCCGATGTGAGCAGCGAACCCGACACGTCTTCGGAGACTCGTTTGACGCCGGTGATGACGCGCTTCAAGGTATCGGCGTCGTGGCCCTTGAACTTCGCCAGCGCGTTCAGGTCGTTGGTGTCGAGCATGCGCGTGCCGTCGCGCCAGAACCGGATGAACCATTCGTTCGTGACGCCGCCGGGCGACACGAGGTGGAGCCACGGATCGAAATCGCTGAACATCGGCGCGACGGCCTTAACCGCCGGGTGCCCGCGTGTCAGCAGCAATTCCGCCGCCGTGCCTTCGTATGCGCACCCCATCGCGCCCACTTTGCCGTTGGACCAGGGCTGCGCAACGATCCAGTCGACGATTTCCCTGTAATCGTTCAGCTCGTTCTCGGTGAA
The genomic region above belongs to Candidatus Hydrogenedentota bacterium and contains:
- a CDS encoding CocE/NonD family hydrolase yields the protein MRVTVVLLALLSSFVCGSSALAESLTPAGVPRNQSLYVTMRDGVKIAVDAWVPATLAPGQRVPALLKMTSYWRAVGLAERTGAFRVLGAVGMVPTEDINKPEADAYGAQGYALVYVDVRGSGASYGSRKYPFTENELNDYREIVDWIVAQPWSNGKVGAMGCAYEGTAAELLLTRGHPAVKAVAPMFSDFDPWLHLVSPGGVTNEWFIRFWRDGTRMLDTNDLNALAKFKGHDADTLKRVITGVKRVSEDVSGSLLTSALALRAQNADVYAAARKAEFRDDPFGSGPPFAAFSSYAMKDAIERSNAPMFVWVSWLDAATVSGALSRYMTFSNPMRVVIGPWSHQGRFDANPFAPAVAELEVTKQTRDERLMRFFDAYLKDTPERTAGRSIEYFTMGENKWKSTETWPPSGVSTIPWYFAPNNALSPSAPAGLGASDSYTVDFTASTGASNRWRTQAQGEDVVYADRAEQDAKILTYTSAPLDADTEITGTPVVTLHLNSTESDGAFFVYLERVDAAGAVTYITEGMLRAQSRELSESQPPYALLGPNHTYTRADSAALVPGETAELRFELVPTSVLLRAGDRIRVAIAGHDASCFARYPTAGTPVISVMRDAARASRIDLPIAAR